Proteins encoded in a region of the Fimbriimonadia bacterium genome:
- the gmk gene encoding guanylate kinase has product MKGIIVILSGPSGVGKDTVIGEWQKRNPDVRRVVTCTTRQPRPGERDGVDYTFLDPLEFQKRAASGELLEFKSVHGNFYGAPASETDELVESRLIAVLKIDVQGGATVKAARPEALTIFLAPPSWEELERRIRERAADSEEAIRLRLENARREMQASSNYEHVVVNDDLQRAVAEVDAIVTEARSSRGE; this is encoded by the coding sequence ATGAAGGGGATTATCGTGATACTGTCGGGGCCCTCGGGAGTCGGCAAAGACACCGTGATCGGCGAGTGGCAGAAGCGCAACCCGGACGTGCGCAGGGTAGTAACTTGTACCACGCGACAACCGCGACCTGGCGAGCGCGATGGTGTGGACTACACTTTCCTCGATCCCTTGGAGTTTCAGAAGCGCGCTGCCTCGGGGGAGTTATTGGAGTTCAAGAGCGTGCATGGCAACTTTTACGGCGCACCTGCTAGTGAAACCGACGAGTTGGTGGAGAGCCGTCTGATTGCAGTACTTAAAATTGACGTGCAAGGCGGAGCCACCGTCAAAGCAGCACGACCCGAGGCACTCACGATCTTCCTCGCCCCACCCTCCTGGGAGGAGTTAGAGCGAAGGATCCGCGAGCGCGCCGCGGACAGCGAGGAGGCTATTCGATTGCGCCTCGAGAACGCAAGGCGTGAAATGCAGGCATCGTCCAACTACGAACACGTGGTAGTGAACGACGACCTCCAGCGCGCTGTGGCCGAGGTGGATGCCATCGTAACGGAAGCGAGGTCCAGCCGTGGAGAGTGA
- the coaBC gene encoding bifunctional phosphopantothenoylcysteine decarboxylase/phosphopantothenate--cysteine ligase CoaBC, translated as MESERGVVLLCVTGSISAYRAADVARELMRSGFGVQCVLTRAAQHFVTPELFTWLTGRPAVHDMFEEPRPGGMAHIDLARQASLFLCAPASAHTLAKMALGLADDLVGAMYLAYHGPTVVAPAMNPSMWDHPAVQANVSILQERGTHFVMPESGTVACGEVGEGKLASVEAIVEEALAALGTGMSMAGLHVVITSGPTREPIDPVRFIGNRSSGKMGHALARAALDRGAKVTLISGPTSLPDPAGADTQHVETAAEMARAAREAFQHCDLFVGAAAVADFRPKKVSGRKIKRGDAAISLSLEPNEDIIAGLAAVKDRQVLVGFAAESDDLVKNARHKLTAKGLDIIVANDITDMHSGFDTDTNRVTLLFKDGRTEELPLLSKREVAERVLDAVIPMLGR; from the coding sequence GTGGAGAGTGAGCGAGGCGTGGTACTGCTATGCGTAACTGGTAGCATCTCTGCGTACCGCGCTGCAGACGTCGCGCGGGAGCTGATGCGTTCCGGCTTCGGTGTTCAGTGCGTGCTAACGCGTGCCGCGCAGCACTTCGTCACACCCGAACTGTTCACGTGGCTGACCGGACGACCCGCCGTGCACGATATGTTCGAAGAGCCGAGACCGGGCGGCATGGCACACATTGACTTGGCGCGGCAGGCCAGTCTGTTTCTCTGCGCCCCTGCCAGTGCTCACACATTGGCAAAGATGGCACTGGGACTTGCAGACGACTTGGTAGGTGCTATGTATCTCGCCTATCACGGTCCCACTGTGGTAGCACCAGCGATGAACCCGAGCATGTGGGACCACCCTGCGGTGCAAGCGAACGTTAGCATTTTGCAGGAGCGTGGCACGCACTTCGTGATGCCGGAGAGCGGGACGGTCGCTTGCGGTGAAGTGGGTGAAGGCAAGCTGGCATCGGTAGAAGCCATCGTGGAAGAAGCGCTGGCGGCACTGGGCACGGGTATGTCCATGGCTGGTCTACACGTCGTCATTACCTCCGGTCCCACTCGCGAGCCCATCGATCCAGTGAGGTTCATCGGGAACCGCTCCTCCGGCAAGATGGGTCATGCGCTGGCGCGGGCGGCGCTGGACCGTGGCGCGAAAGTGACACTCATCAGCGGCCCCACTTCACTGCCCGATCCAGCGGGCGCGGACACGCAACATGTAGAGACCGCAGCGGAGATGGCGCGGGCGGCACGTGAAGCCTTTCAACACTGCGACCTGTTTGTCGGTGCGGCCGCTGTGGCCGACTTCCGACCGAAGAAGGTGTCCGGGCGCAAGATCAAACGGGGCGATGCTGCTATCAGCCTGTCGCTGGAACCGAACGAGGACATCATCGCGGGGCTGGCCGCGGTGAAGGACCGGCAGGTGTTGGTCGGCTTTGCCGCGGAGAGTGACGACTTGGTGAAGAACGCGAGGCACAAACTGACCGCCAAAGGCCTGGATATTATCGTGGCCAACGACATCACCGATATGCACTCGGGCTTCGATACCGACACCAACCGCGTGACGCTGTTGTTCAAGGACGGGCGGACCGAGGAGCTGCCGCTGCTCTCCAAGCGCGAGGTGGCCGAACGCGTGCTCGACGCCGTGATCCCGATGCTGGGCCGCTAG
- a CDS encoding endonuclease MutS2 — translation MDPHALEAIEFAQVLELLADRCETEAAASAARALEPRTEPSTVQRLQDETSEARRLLETDVVVSFSGFRDVGAAVDGARRGMHVPGNVLFRVYETLLTARKAHAYFMGKSAAAPTLADVASRIVPQPDLERRISETVLPDGQVKDSASTELARLRSKKAVLAGRVTERMQALCNRYRDSLSDSVVTQRSGRWCLPVRSDHKGAVRGIVHDTSATGMTVFVEPEEVVAIGNELREVEAQERHETERILRELSGLVGTRAEDILGSLAACKELDLILAKARLSLDFRCVPPRISDTPRLSLRQARHPLLPPDEVVATDLDVGQGYRCLLITGPNTGGKTVVLKLAGLAVAMTQCGLHVPAADAVLSVFPQVWADIGDEQSLQQSLSTFSAHLRNIQRMLDAVQPGALVLLDEIGAGTDPTEGAALAKSILNHLLRVGALTLCSTHYGELKAFAYNTDGMQNASMEFDVESLRPTYRLRIGIPGASHALTIAQRYGIPSEILEEARAGLSVEQQEVMKMLEKLDLAQKQADSARADAERLSKELQAERRTLQERIREADEARRKARESVAEQMEAIRKELRAEAEQLFEKLRAAPSPSRETEKAREDLKALDAVAREFVEEMEETPTLPTVGRAAAKGDTVRVRSYGQTGRVVSDLADGRVQVQVGALKLTVGLEDLEVLEEPKKAVRPTGTGRMALRRAVDISPELHIRQMRAEDALEELERYMDDAVLAGLDRVRIVHGKGAGTLRKLVHEFLGNYPGVAGYRLGAASEGGAGVTIAELKR, via the coding sequence GTGGACCCCCATGCCCTCGAGGCCATCGAGTTTGCCCAGGTGCTGGAGCTGCTCGCCGACCGCTGCGAGACCGAGGCAGCAGCCTCGGCTGCACGAGCGCTCGAGCCACGCACTGAGCCTTCTACGGTGCAGCGGCTTCAGGACGAGACATCGGAAGCGCGTCGGCTGCTGGAGACCGACGTGGTGGTCTCCTTCTCCGGCTTTCGGGACGTCGGGGCTGCGGTGGATGGTGCCCGACGGGGCATGCACGTGCCGGGCAACGTGCTGTTCCGCGTCTACGAGACACTTCTGACCGCGCGCAAGGCCCATGCCTACTTCATGGGCAAGAGCGCAGCCGCGCCGACGCTTGCCGACGTGGCAAGCCGCATCGTCCCGCAGCCCGACCTGGAGCGGCGTATCTCGGAAACGGTGCTGCCGGATGGACAGGTGAAGGATTCGGCGAGCACCGAGTTGGCACGGCTTCGGTCAAAGAAAGCGGTGCTGGCCGGAAGGGTGACCGAGCGGATGCAGGCACTATGCAATCGCTATCGAGACTCTCTGTCCGACTCGGTGGTCACACAGCGATCGGGGCGGTGGTGCCTGCCGGTCCGCTCCGACCACAAGGGCGCGGTGCGTGGCATCGTTCACGACACCAGCGCGACGGGCATGACGGTGTTCGTGGAGCCGGAAGAGGTGGTGGCCATCGGCAACGAGCTTCGCGAGGTGGAGGCGCAGGAGCGTCACGAGACCGAGCGGATTCTGCGCGAGCTTTCGGGGTTGGTAGGAACGCGAGCGGAGGACATCCTGGGCTCACTGGCAGCGTGCAAAGAGTTGGACCTCATTCTCGCGAAGGCGCGGCTGTCGCTGGACTTTCGCTGCGTTCCGCCTCGGATTAGCGATACGCCCAGACTCAGCCTGAGGCAGGCCCGACACCCTCTCCTCCCGCCCGACGAAGTGGTAGCCACCGACCTGGACGTAGGGCAGGGCTATCGGTGCCTGCTGATTACGGGACCCAACACGGGCGGTAAGACGGTGGTGCTGAAGCTGGCGGGGCTGGCAGTGGCGATGACGCAGTGTGGGCTCCACGTGCCGGCCGCCGACGCAGTGCTGAGCGTCTTCCCACAGGTTTGGGCGGACATCGGAGACGAGCAGAGCCTTCAGCAATCGCTCTCTACCTTCAGCGCGCACCTTAGGAACATACAGAGGATGTTGGATGCAGTTCAGCCGGGCGCGCTCGTGCTGTTGGACGAGATCGGCGCGGGCACCGACCCGACCGAGGGCGCGGCGCTCGCCAAGTCCATCCTGAACCACCTACTTCGAGTCGGCGCTCTGACGCTGTGCAGCACTCACTACGGCGAGCTCAAGGCCTTTGCCTATAACACGGATGGCATGCAGAATGCGTCGATGGAGTTCGATGTGGAGTCCTTGCGGCCGACCTACCGCCTGCGCATCGGCATTCCGGGAGCCAGCCACGCCCTCACCATCGCGCAGCGCTACGGCATCCCATCCGAGATCCTGGAGGAGGCCAGAGCCGGGCTGTCGGTGGAGCAGCAAGAAGTGATGAAGATGCTGGAGAAGCTGGACCTCGCGCAGAAGCAGGCCGACTCGGCGCGGGCGGACGCGGAGAGGCTCTCGAAAGAGCTGCAGGCGGAGCGACGCACCCTGCAGGAACGAATACGCGAGGCTGACGAGGCGAGGCGCAAGGCTCGGGAGAGCGTGGCCGAGCAGATGGAGGCCATCCGCAAGGAGCTGCGCGCCGAGGCCGAGCAGTTGTTCGAGAAACTGCGGGCTGCTCCCAGCCCGAGCCGCGAGACCGAGAAGGCGCGGGAAGACCTGAAAGCTCTAGATGCCGTGGCGCGCGAGTTCGTAGAAGAGATGGAGGAGACTCCGACGTTGCCAACCGTCGGTCGTGCAGCCGCGAAGGGCGACACGGTGCGCGTGCGGTCCTATGGCCAGACTGGACGCGTGGTGTCCGACCTTGCAGACGGGCGTGTGCAGGTGCAGGTCGGTGCGCTGAAGCTGACGGTTGGTCTGGAGGATCTCGAGGTGCTGGAGGAACCGAAGAAGGCCGTCCGCCCGACGGGCACGGGCCGGATGGCGCTCCGCCGGGCCGTGGACATCTCGCCCGAGCTGCACATTCGCCAGATGCGGGCGGAGGACGCGCTGGAGGAACTGGAAAGGTACATGGACGATGCGGTACTGGCAGGGCTAGACAGGGTGCGAATCGTGCACGGCAAGGGCGCGGGGACCCTGCGGAAGCTGGTGCACGAGTTCCTGGGTAACTATCCGGGAGTTGCGGGCTATCGGCTTGGCGCGGCCTCCGAGGGCGGAGCCGGCGTGACCATCGCGGAATTGAAGCGGTGA
- a CDS encoding cytidine deaminase, translated as MVIEDEITERMVAAANAARDHAYCPYSSYPVGAAVLDTEGRVHVGCNVENASSGLTVCAERNAVAAMVAAGGRKVAQLVVVTSNGALPCGACLQVISEHAAAPDIPLRVYSDGPNPTARTFPLNSLLPEPFRKLR; from the coding sequence ATGGTGATTGAGGACGAGATAACCGAACGGATGGTAGCTGCTGCCAATGCGGCGCGCGACCATGCCTACTGCCCCTATTCGAGCTACCCGGTGGGCGCGGCGGTGCTGGATACGGAGGGCCGGGTGCACGTGGGATGCAACGTGGAGAACGCTAGCTCCGGGCTGACGGTGTGCGCCGAGCGCAACGCGGTGGCCGCGATGGTTGCTGCAGGGGGACGGAAGGTGGCCCAGCTGGTGGTGGTGACTTCGAACGGCGCCCTGCCCTGTGGCGCGTGCCTGCAGGTGATCTCGGAGCACGCCGCCGCACCCGACATCCCGCTACGAGTGTATTCGGACGGGCCCAACCCGACCGCCCGCACCTTCCCACTCAACTCGCTCCTCCCAGAACCGTTCAGGAAGCTGAGGTAG
- a CDS encoding YvcK family protein: MLSGPRVVVIGGGTGLSTLLRGLKQRTSNITAIVTVADDGGHSGLLRREMGMIPPGDIRNCLVALADAEPAMTALFQHRFDQRGGGMAGHSIGNLLIAAMADIEGDFEKGVKKLYEVLNIRGMVLPSTLAHVTLRAEMEDGSLIDGETAIVESPLRIRKVSLVPADPPPLEEALDAIRNADIIVIGPGSVYTSVIPNLLVRGMTDAIAASKAVKVYACNVMTQPGESDGFTAADHVRAIEAHTGRHVFQYVIVNKAIPGEALIEKYRASNQELVVPDADRLRAMGLKPVVGDFISETDVVRHDPVRLTEAILRVGGAKR, from the coding sequence CTGCTCTCTGGCCCGCGTGTAGTCGTAATCGGAGGAGGCACAGGTCTTTCGACGCTACTGCGCGGTCTCAAGCAACGCACCTCCAACATCACGGCTATCGTGACCGTGGCGGACGACGGCGGGCATTCCGGGCTGCTGCGCCGTGAGATGGGGATGATCCCGCCCGGCGATATTCGCAACTGCCTGGTTGCTCTGGCAGACGCCGAGCCGGCCATGACTGCGCTCTTTCAACACCGATTCGACCAGCGCGGTGGGGGGATGGCAGGGCACTCTATCGGCAATCTGCTGATCGCGGCGATGGCGGACATCGAGGGAGATTTCGAGAAGGGTGTCAAGAAGCTGTACGAGGTCCTGAACATTCGGGGGATGGTGCTGCCTTCTACGCTCGCGCACGTGACACTGCGTGCCGAGATGGAAGATGGGTCGCTGATTGACGGCGAGACCGCGATCGTGGAGTCGCCCCTCCGTATCCGGAAGGTGTCACTCGTGCCTGCCGACCCACCGCCGCTGGAAGAGGCATTGGATGCGATAAGGAACGCCGATATCATCGTAATCGGGCCAGGCAGCGTATATACGAGCGTGATACCGAACCTGTTGGTTCGAGGGATGACGGATGCGATCGCGGCTTCGAAGGCCGTAAAGGTATATGCGTGCAACGTGATGACGCAGCCAGGAGAGTCGGACGGTTTCACCGCTGCGGATCACGTTCGAGCCATCGAAGCACACACCGGCCGGCATGTGTTTCAGTACGTGATCGTCAACAAGGCGATTCCCGGTGAGGCACTCATCGAAAAGTACCGAGCTTCGAACCAGGAGCTGGTCGTGCCGGATGCCGACCGACTCCGTGCGATGGGACTCAAGCCGGTGGTAGGAGACTTTATCTCGGAAACGGACGTGGTTCGACACGACCCGGTGAGGCTGACCGAGGCGATCCTTCGAGTGGGAGGTGCAAAGCGATGA
- the mutS gene encoding DNA mismatch repair protein MutS, with translation MIERRAHTPMMRQYFEAKKQVPEALLAMRVGDFYEFYGEDAEVAARELEIVLTAKADGPNGKLPMAGVPYHAVERYVARLLAKGIKVALCDQVEDPKKAKGLVKRRVTRVITPGTVLEDSMLDASSDNYLAAAIPAEDLFGLSYVDVTTARFLATEVGGKQSLERTLAELARLSPAELLLPQGCDDLAEAARSACGAAITTLDATPSPNAARTMLQEQFQVETLAGFGLDQYTAGVQAAANVLNYLKRNEIAVAAHLRSIATYSVDSFMRLDTTARRHLELVRNLSDGGRRFTLISVINATSTAMGARLLRRTVLEPLLDRQALEARHDIVEALVSRHLLRDELIGLLRSVQDIERITSRAATGLASPRDLAALRDSLAVIPAIRAALTKEQQPVLSALAERLDPLTGIQDLLTRAIVPEPPATVREGGVICQGFSQELDLIRQKRVGAREYIASLEAKEREATGIGSLKVGFNSVFGYHIEVSKANLAKVPPHYIRKQTTASGERYITAELKEYESAVLAADEKIAELEADLFDSVRSDIAASAPRLLETAGGLAEVDVLLSHAETAVRYRYVRPELHDGDAMEIIEGRHPVVESQDPGRRFVPNDLRLSDDFSLMILTGPNMSGKSTYLRQTALIALLAQIGSFVPAKSARLPIFDRIFTRVGAHDELATGQSTFMVEMAETANILHHATRKSLVILDEIGRGTSTYDGLALAWATAERLADVRAKTLFATHYHQLNDLAESYPNVRNFRVAVKEESDRVVFLHRVLEGGTDRSYGLQVARMAGVPPDVLARAAEVLRELEDAHGPRRAPQPTTVQLKLFEAEEPDIIAELRDLHTEQMTPIEALTKLDEWKRRFGV, from the coding sequence ATGATCGAGCGGCGCGCCCACACACCCATGATGCGTCAGTACTTCGAGGCCAAGAAGCAGGTGCCCGAGGCACTGCTCGCCATGCGCGTGGGCGACTTCTACGAGTTCTATGGCGAGGACGCCGAGGTGGCTGCGCGCGAACTGGAGATCGTACTCACCGCAAAGGCCGACGGCCCGAACGGCAAACTGCCGATGGCCGGAGTGCCCTATCACGCGGTAGAGCGCTACGTGGCTCGGCTGTTGGCGAAAGGCATCAAGGTCGCGCTGTGCGACCAAGTGGAAGACCCGAAGAAGGCGAAAGGACTGGTCAAGCGGCGGGTCACTCGGGTGATCACGCCGGGCACCGTGCTGGAAGACTCGATGCTGGACGCCTCGTCCGACAACTACCTGGCGGCTGCAATCCCTGCGGAAGACCTATTCGGCCTCAGCTACGTGGACGTGACGACTGCCCGCTTCTTGGCGACCGAGGTAGGCGGAAAGCAGTCTTTGGAACGCACACTGGCCGAACTTGCCCGCCTAAGCCCGGCCGAGCTGCTCTTGCCCCAGGGATGCGACGACCTGGCCGAGGCGGCACGGAGTGCCTGCGGAGCCGCAATCACCACCCTAGACGCAACCCCGAGCCCGAACGCTGCACGCACCATGCTACAGGAGCAGTTCCAGGTCGAAACGCTTGCGGGCTTCGGGTTGGACCAGTACACGGCGGGCGTGCAAGCAGCAGCCAACGTACTCAACTACCTGAAGCGCAACGAGATTGCCGTCGCGGCTCATCTCCGCTCCATCGCCACCTACAGCGTGGACAGCTTCATGCGCTTGGACACGACGGCCCGGCGCCACCTCGAGCTAGTACGCAACCTATCCGACGGGGGACGACGGTTCACGCTCATCTCCGTCATCAACGCCACATCCACGGCGATGGGTGCCAGGCTGCTTCGCCGCACGGTTCTCGAGCCGCTGCTGGACCGCCAAGCGCTAGAGGCCCGCCACGACATCGTCGAGGCACTCGTCTCTCGTCACTTGTTGCGCGATGAGCTGATTGGTCTTCTTCGATCGGTTCAGGATATCGAACGCATCACCTCGCGTGCGGCAACCGGCCTCGCATCTCCACGAGACCTAGCGGCACTCCGCGACTCCTTGGCCGTGATTCCAGCCATCCGCGCCGCGCTCACGAAGGAACAACAACCAGTTCTCAGTGCTCTCGCCGAGCGCCTGGACCCACTGACTGGCATCCAGGACCTACTCACGCGCGCCATCGTGCCGGAACCGCCTGCCACGGTGCGCGAGGGCGGCGTGATATGTCAAGGTTTCAGCCAAGAACTAGATCTTATCCGGCAAAAACGAGTGGGTGCACGGGAATACATCGCATCGCTCGAAGCCAAGGAGCGCGAAGCCACCGGCATCGGCAGCCTAAAGGTCGGGTTCAACTCCGTCTTCGGCTACCACATCGAGGTGTCCAAGGCAAACCTCGCCAAGGTCCCCCCGCACTACATCCGCAAGCAGACCACGGCCTCGGGCGAGCGCTACATCACGGCGGAGCTGAAGGAATACGAGTCCGCAGTCCTGGCTGCCGACGAGAAGATTGCCGAGTTGGAGGCAGACCTGTTCGACAGCGTTCGATCCGACATCGCCGCCTCGGCGCCACGGCTACTGGAGACTGCTGGTGGGCTCGCCGAAGTGGACGTCCTCTTAAGTCACGCCGAGACCGCTGTGCGCTACCGTTACGTACGGCCAGAACTGCATGACGGCGATGCAATGGAGATCATCGAGGGACGCCATCCCGTGGTAGAGAGCCAGGACCCGGGGCGCCGATTCGTCCCGAACGACCTGCGCCTCAGCGACGACTTTTCACTCATGATTCTCACCGGACCAAACATGAGCGGCAAGTCCACCTACCTGCGTCAAACGGCTCTCATCGCGCTTCTCGCGCAGATCGGCAGCTTCGTCCCCGCGAAGTCCGCCCGGCTGCCCATCTTCGATCGCATCTTCACTCGCGTCGGTGCCCACGACGAGCTTGCGACGGGGCAAAGCACGTTCATGGTGGAGATGGCAGAGACGGCGAACATCCTGCACCATGCAACGCGCAAGAGCCTGGTCATCCTGGATGAAATTGGACGGGGCACTAGTACCTACGACGGCCTCGCCCTCGCTTGGGCGACTGCCGAGCGTCTTGCCGACGTGCGCGCCAAGACCCTGTTCGCAACCCACTATCATCAGCTCAACGATCTCGCCGAGAGCTACCCCAACGTGCGCAACTTCCGTGTGGCGGTCAAAGAGGAGAGCGACCGAGTGGTATTCCTGCATCGAGTGCTGGAGGGGGGAACGGACCGCAGCTATGGCCTGCAAGTGGCGCGCATGGCGGGGGTGCCGCCGGACGTGCTCGCCCGCGCAGCCGAGGTGCTGCGGGAGCTCGAAGACGCACACGGCCCGCGCCGTGCCCCGCAACCGACAACGGTACAACTAAAGCTGTTCGAAGCCGAAGAGCCCGACATCATCGCCGAATTACGCGACCTTCACACCGAGCAGATGACCCCCATCGAGGCACTCACCAAGCTGGACGAGTGGAAGCGCCGTTTCGGCGTGTAA
- a CDS encoding phage holin family protein produces MTNLVWRWALISVALLLTGLLGEQLKVGLNLTEQAVWKLPLAAVLIGLINALVLPLLKLITMPLHCATLGASTFVINVALFYWVGHLGLGLEVVNFWGALFGTLCVSVFSTALGFLLPDRKE; encoded by the coding sequence GTGACGAACCTGGTGTGGCGATGGGCCCTGATCTCGGTGGCTCTGCTCTTGACCGGACTGCTGGGCGAGCAACTGAAGGTGGGTCTGAACCTGACTGAGCAAGCCGTGTGGAAGCTGCCGCTCGCGGCGGTGTTGATCGGCTTGATCAACGCCTTGGTGCTGCCGCTGCTCAAGCTGATAACCATGCCGCTGCACTGCGCCACTCTCGGCGCATCCACGTTTGTCATCAACGTTGCGCTATTCTATTGGGTAGGGCATTTGGGGCTGGGTCTCGAAGTAGTGAACTTCTGGGGAGCGCTGTTCGGCACGCTGTGCGTGTCTGTTTTCAGCACGGCGCTCGGCTTCTTGCTTCCCGATAGGAAGGAGTAA